The following nucleotide sequence is from Oncorhynchus kisutch isolate 150728-3 linkage group LG29, Okis_V2, whole genome shotgun sequence.
GGTGAAGCTTGGGCCAACCTGAAGGAGAATAAAAGAAAAACAAGTCTTACCCTAGTATTAACCTGAAAACTAGGCGTGGTAGATgtgactatgtatatactgtagctagcttttgATTTACGTTTGTGATGAACTGTTACTTTGAATTTGCCAGGAAGCTAGTTTGTTACCTTGCAGTCCTTTAGTGGTGTAGTGCAGATCAATGGGATGACTCCAGTATGCCGTATCCCCCGTCTGAGGCAAATCCACCTGGGTCTGCCCCTCCTTCAGGCCAGAGAGAAGTCTCCATGCACCTCCTTACATAACGAGATAAGTGTTGTTGGAAACTGAGAATCACAACCATAACGGATAAGGTAAAGTACACATCATCTCAATAAAATAATCTGATTATAACGGAAAACACCTGTATGAATTCCCCATTTACAGAAGAGACTGCTCTGAGGGAAGCCGCTAGCCCCAACGATCTGACCGATAATGTGCAGCTCTGCCATTACCGGTATCTGTGCAGCTCCTTTTCCTGCAGGTAGAGAACATAACGTTGAATTGGAGTAAATCTCTGTTTACAGTCACTAGCTAGCTGGGATTAACGTTAGTTAGGAGTAACGttatagctagctggctaacgttagctagcctcgTAGGGTCAAAAGATACATTCGTCAACATAGCTGGCCTGCAAAATGgttgttggttagctagtaaGCTAGCACGTTTGATTAGCTAACGTTTCAACAATTTATATAAAACATTGCCAGTGAAAAACAATAATAATGTAAAAAACATACCCCAAGGATTCACTCAGATGAAAATACAGAAGCCACCATGATCCTCATTTCCTTGGAAACCAAACAGGAAACTACGGAGGTTGACGATAGAAAGCAGGCAAAGCGCGCATTCAAAATCCACAGATAGAACATGTGACTTTGCTCTGTTCCCTTCCTTCGACAGTCAGTATGGATTGTTGGATGACCTTGTAGGAAACTAGGGAAATTAATTATCCACTAGTTTATTGCCATGGAAGTGTTTTCTTCCACATACACTGCACAATAGTATAGCTGGCTCTGTAATTTTCTATCAATAACATATATGTAATGTAGGGGAGAGTGGTGTCAGTTGAGCCAAATGGTCTATGCGTGCGCCACCTGTGTTTCTAGGAAACAATGCACAAAATTAATattttgaccaaatatttaggacgAGGTCCTCATTTCATgtagtctgtgaaggaagaaaatCCAAAATAAtggattttcaccaagtcaaattaaTATATTGTGTTAGAGATTTCATGATGCTTGCTTGTATCTAATCGGAAATAGATCATTTTAGTATTGttttatacatcagttggggtctctataagcttcaacATGTTACCCTAAACCTagcatcagtggtggaaaaagttgccaaatgttatacttgagtaaaagtaatttACAAGCGAAGAATTTGTGTttcgtgagtctgccagatcagaggcagcagggatgaccagggatgttcacttGATAAATGCGTGAAGTTGACAGTAAAagcaaaagttgtcaaaaatataaatagtgatgtacagatacccccaaaaactacttaagtagtacttaaaaaTATTTTTACATAATAAGTACTTCATACCACTGCCTAGCAGGAAGTGCATCCTtttagctgtgtgggctaatatagtcaaaatgtttgccatGGGTAAGTTTAGACAATGGCTATGAGGTCAATTGAGCCAATATGgtgagccaatggcaagttgagcaaatgTCAGTGTTTCTTCCCAGACTTAATGCAAAGTATTATCGCTGGGATATTAGgcaacaacagggcctggcctatgtCAAAAGTGTAAAAAAAGTACAATGTTTTTTTTAGGTGATAAGCCTGTATTGAAATATGCTTAAagttgcactatgcagaaatcgctccaccatttctTGGTTGCTAAAACTCTAATagtcacctaatttcagtttatttgACAAAATAACTTAGTATAGTatggagaatcattgtaccatctaaaccactgtgaaatatattttccatatatTTTCCAACCCAAAATATTGctgtttcagctgtttgaagttggtgaaaCAAAAACCAAATGAATAGAGCAAAGCcaaaacttaagaacaggaagcatagaaatagcacacatagaacagatctactgcttcttagacttgctttcaagtaGGATGATAGATCTATAGAACTCACAATTATATGTGgatttggtcgggtcgcccaaaaagttacatattgccacTTTAAATGATTGAAAGACAAGAAAGTGATTGttattgtgttgaattgtgtttgtgaaataaagatagacatggtttttaaaaggtagtggtaatatttcattcagtacagtCATTTGTAGGCGGTTAAATTTACCCCTggggtaagttgtgccaagagaccacttttttgtacaagctatgttttcaaaattgtaatgtttacatgaattgtgattatttccagggatgcCAACATTCataaatatatgtagatatcttttaaataaataatactaTATTACCCTTGACAGAGTGACGCTGAATGTAAAACATTGCTCCACTTACCCCACTCACCCCTAATGTGATGATGCATTAATGTGTGCTAGGCTACACAAGGCTGCGTATTGCTTGCTATGGAAATGAAAGAGACAAGAAAGCACAAAACATTTTCTATCGAACCCTGGCATTTATTTAAGCAACATATAAATAAGGAAACGAAACAATGACAATGAACTTAGCTAACACATGGCAGAGCAAGAGTTAAGGAGATAGGTGTGGGGCAAATGGTTATAAAGACAAGGTATGCTTACATTACGTTATTTAAAATGGCATCAAGAAATCCACGCTCTCTCCATAGCCAGAGGATGACAGCAGACAGGTTGTAACCAAATAAATTATATCAAAGATAAGATAAAGTAGCTAAAATGTTTTGCATCAGTACATATCACTTACAAAGGGTGGCAACAATAAGAGGCAATTATTGCCCTTGTATTTTCATAAAGGATGAACAGGAGGATTGAAAGTCTTGACGGTAGGTAAATCATAATTTCCCCCCTAGAATGAAAATCCCCCACAGTCAAAGGCATCAAAGTCTGAGTCTGCCCCCTCAAAGTCAAAGCTGTGGAAGTGAGGAGAGTCAACAACAGTCTGGTTGCAAGAGTGGTAAGCCCCTGCTGAGCCCAGGTTAGAGAAGTCTGTTGTGGGCGGCAGGTCAGGAGGCCTTACGTCAGGATTAGCAGGAGAGCATGCACCCAGGTAACCCATGGCAGAGGAAGCAGCGGCCCCTCCCATCAGCAGATACACAGCCCTCACTGCCTGGGCATCATGGCTGGTGCCATGGCGCAGACAGCCCACCGAATGACTAGTCCCTTTGTCCCTCTTCATGTGGGGAGATTTCTGGCCtgtggtggagggtggagagaatGTCATGCACATCCTTAGTTGCTGTCTACTCTACGCCACTGGACTGCAGTTTTTTTTTCCTACAGACTCAACCAAAGAAAAACTTAATGGACTGGGTAAAGTGGGTAAATTAATTCAGAGACAAAATTGCATAAACACGTTTGTTTAGTAATGTCCGTAAATCCTGTATTTCTCACCATTTTCCTTTTGTTGAATGTCACCTGTTGTTGGCCCAGGATAATTTGGCCCAGCAGAGATTAAGCCAGGAGAGGTTGGCCCAGGAGATCTCGGACCAGGAGATCTTGGCCCAGAAGATCTTGGTCCAGGGTATCTTGGCCCAGGAGATAAGATCTCCATATCACTCAGCGGTGGAGTTGGGGGATCTTTGTCAGAAATGGGGTCTGGAAGCGGGTCTCTGTCAGTGATGCATCGTGTTGAAGCATTATGGCGTCTACAGGAGGACATTGGTGATGATACACTCTGTAGAGTAGAAAAGTGTATAGCTGTGAAATCAAACCGTTGAGGAAGAATACCCTACATCTTGCAATGCTATCGCTCACAGTCACATCACTGACAACATTCCCAGTTTTTTTAAATGAGGAAGGCGGATTAAGATTCAAATTAAGGAGGCATAGACTCACCTCTCGCACTTTCCTCAGCATGTTGACCCATTGACTGAGGAGAGAATATGACACATTATTACTTCAGTAGTACTCAGAACATAGTTTCATCAACGTGAGATGAAAGAAAGTAAATCGCTGACAATGCACAATGCTGCCAAACCCAGTAATCCCCATCCCACCCCAGCCTCTATCTCACATTGCTCTGCCAACTGACCTGCAGTCTTCTGCGTTGTCAGCCAGTAGCAGCAGGAACTTCTCCTGAGGCAGGATCAGAGCAAAGCAGCAGTCCCTGCGTCCTCCAGAGGGCAGCTTGGGCAGGTCCAGGATCTCCCTGCCCTCCACGATGGCCTCACAGCCCCCCTGCAATGCCACCATCTGGTCAGGAGGGGACACTGCATCGCGACTCACCAACACACAGCCGTCAGCTGTCaatatgaggtacctctccttccATTGTTTGAACATAAAGCCACCTGGAAGTGAGAGGTGGAGGTTGGTAGCGCAGGGGACAGGAAGCAGGAAGAGTGCATGATGGATGGTGAGAGAGCGGAACAAACAAAGTTAAAGCTCTTTAGAGGCACTTAGGACTACATACATTTTTCAGAACAGAAATATTTAACAACCAAAGCACGATGGCAGGATCAACCATGTGTGttaggtgtatacttttgtttcaaagcagatttgtttaagactaccaagaaacacccTGTGTGactctgatttagcccactgcagtacaaGATTAAACTAACTTTTtcacaatgatgatgatgatgatgatggaagCAGTGTGCCAGTGGTTTCAAACATGTCCACTCTCTgcttcctatcctctcctcctttaGGATTAAAACAAGTCACATGGTTGGAGGATCAAGAGGGGGCTGGACCAAGCAGATAATACTGCCTATAGCGTGCACTTGAACTAGAATAAACAGTGCCCCACATCTGGATCCACTCACTACATGTGCAAACCAAAGTGATGCACTTCATCAGAGCATATAGAACCATCAGTCCCGGACAGGAGACGGTCTGAACAGCTGTTATCCCACTAGCATATGGCATTTGACTGCATCATATGACCATGTCCTCGTTAATTGATACAAATGATGTGGTCTGATCTACTAATCTATTCTTGATCTATTCCTGCCCTAGATTTTCTGTGCCAGAACTCCAAAGCACTATTTTTCTCTGCATTTGCCCAACTAATTCCACGTTATGCAATGCATGGTATGTTGATGGAACATGCCCCACTTATTTTACATCAACACATTTTTTCCACCTAGTCAGCTCtgagattcaaaccagcaacctttcggttattggcccaacgagcttaaccactaggctacctgccgcccactcCTAAGTGTCCTGTATTTAGTCACAATTTATAAATGCTGTATTGATGCCCGTAAAGCTCAATAGATCTAGCTTAGCACCGGACATAGACTGTAAAACATTTCCCCGTTGTCATAATGCAAAAGAAGCTTGTCTGTTTATTCTAGCCATCATCTAATAAATATTTCTATGGATTTGACGTAGGCTTCAATTTTGTCCCAAAACTGAAGATAATCATTATTTTACAGAaattaatacattaaaaaaacatcaATAAATGTACATTACAATAATATTTAAAGTAACGTCCTACCAATTATTACTACTAAACAAAAATAACTAAAGTAAAAGAGAGGAGAACTAGTGTCTTACCATACTTCCTGAGAAATCCACGGTGAATCCCTGCAACACTCATATTTAAAGGTTACCCTCCATGAGAGACAAGGcgcaagagatggagagagcgatggCTGTATTTAGGAAGGATGCAAAGTGGGCGAGtgagcatgcctgtgtgtgtttggtgtgttttAGTGCCGAGGCATAATCCCCATTCAGCTGGAGCATCCCACACAGGGGCAGTTCAGAAGCTTGGAATGAGATTGGTTTTACTGTCCTTAGGCAAGCCAAGTACAATCACATAAACAACACATGCCAGTGCAAATCAAAAGTATAGTACTGAAGGATGAATGGTTAAATCTAATGCAAGATTCCTAACCTACAAAATGACCTATAGCCTAACCATTTGTGCAACATTTTCACTAATGCATatagaattagagaaagcacgcATTCACTGGGTAAAGCACATATAATCTGTACTGTCTATTGTGCTATTACTGACATGGTGCATAACCACcagctcctctcttctcttgaGCCACTTGATATTATTTCCTATCGATACTTGCATGCACTAAAATAACTAAGACTTGCACTATGACTCAGTGATTTAAGTCCTCAATCACTAAAACATGTACTATGACTCAGTGAATCAAGTTCTCAATCAATGAGACATGCAGTATGATTCAGTGACGTAAGTTCTCAATCAATAAAACATGCACTATGACTCAGTGACTTAAGATCTCAATCAATAAAACATGCACTATGACTCAGTGACTTAAGTTCTCAATCAATAAAACATGCACTATGACTCAGTGACTTAAGATCTCAATCAATAAAACATGCACTATGACTCAGTGACTTAAGATCTCAATCAATAAAACATGCACTATGACTCAGTGACTTAAGATCTCAATCAATAAAACATGCACTATGACTCAGTGACTTAAGTTCTCAATCAATAAAACATGCACTATGACTCAGTGACTTAAATGCTCAATCAATAAAACATGCACTATGACTCAGTGATTTAAGTCCTCAATCACTAAAACATGCACTATGACTCAGTGACTTAAATGCTCAATCAATAAAACATGCACTATGACTCAGTGACTTAAGATCTCaatcaataaaacatttttatttattttatttattttacctttatttaaccaggtaggcaagttgagaacaagttctcatttacaattgcgacctggccaagataaagcaaagcagttcgacagataaaacgacaca
It contains:
- the LOC116358249 gene encoding uncharacterized protein LOC116358249; translated protein: MSVAGIHRGFLRKYGGFMFKQWKERYLILTADGCVLVSRDAVSPPDQMVALQGGCEAIVEGREILDLPKLPSGGRRDCCFALILPQEKFLLLLADNAEDCSQWVNMLRKVRESVSSPMSSCRRHNASTRCITDRDPLPDPISDKDPPTPPLSDMEILSPGPRYPGPRSSGPRSPGPRSPGPTSPGLISAGPNYPGPTTGDIQQKENGQKSPHMKRDKGTSHSVGCLRHGTSHDAQAVRAVYLLMGGAAASSAMGYLGACSPANPDVRPPDLPPTTDFSNLGSAGAYHSCNQTVVDSPHFHSFDFEGADSDFDAFDCGGFSF